Proteins found in one Paenibacillus sp. FSL R10-2782 genomic segment:
- the sigK gene encoding RNA polymerase sporulation sigma factor SigK, with the protein MPGLFSAIALFIKELTLLVSYVKNNAFPQPLTEKEEARHLKLFAEGNAQSRNTLIEHNLRLVAHIVKKFDNTGEDLEDLISIGTIGLIKAIESFQTGKGTKLATFAARCIENEILMHLRSLKKTRKDVSLHDPIGTDKEGNEITLIDILGTEADDIVDKVQLKIEKSKIYRNLDILDEREKEVVIGRFGLEAGGEERTQREIARELGISRSYVSRIEKRALMKLYHEFYKQKG; encoded by the coding sequence GTGCCCGGACTATTTAGCGCTATCGCTCTGTTCATCAAGGAATTGACGCTACTCGTCTCTTATGTGAAAAACAACGCCTTTCCGCAGCCATTGACTGAGAAAGAGGAAGCCCGACACCTAAAGCTGTTTGCCGAAGGCAATGCGCAATCCCGCAACACACTAATTGAGCATAATCTGCGGCTGGTGGCTCATATTGTGAAAAAGTTTGATAACACCGGTGAAGATTTGGAGGACCTCATATCCATCGGCACCATCGGACTGATCAAAGCCATTGAAAGCTTTCAGACCGGGAAAGGCACCAAATTAGCAACGTTTGCGGCCCGGTGTATTGAAAACGAAATTTTAATGCATCTTCGCTCATTGAAAAAAACACGTAAAGACGTATCTCTCCATGATCCTATTGGGACAGACAAAGAGGGCAACGAAATTACTTTAATTGATATCCTCGGCACCGAGGCGGACGATATTGTGGATAAGGTACAGCTCAAAATAGAGAAGAGTAAAATCTATCGCAACCTGGATATTTTGGATGAGCGTGAAAAAGAAGTGGTTATTGGTCGATTTGGCCTGGAAGCCGGAGGAGAAGAACGTACACAGCGGGAAATTGCCAGAGAGTTGGGGATTTCTCGTTCGTATGTATCCCGCATTGAGAAGCGTGCGTTAATGAAGCTGTACCATGAATTTTACAAGCAGAAGGGGTAA
- a CDS encoding alpha/beta hydrolase: MSQTSLQPDLTFNVRVKKRKKILWSLGIVLLLVMALVFFISYKVVDTLLHHPRDTNVSYELNINKTPYEEVEFKSLKNDNTIRGSFFPASGLSGKASNKTIIVVHGYTSNRLVKGRTPKLVEHFVPKGYNVLAFDLSSQGKSDGDLITLGLNEKYDLLGAVSYLKSREHTGDNIGVIGFSMGAATSLLAASESDDIKAVIADSPFRNAGLFLREGLPFFSGLPAFPFSYTSTWMANWAFKVDLDSISPMDAVKKMQDKPVMLIHGTGDQQISYKNTEIIYESLKDNPKAEVWYPQNTEHIDAINHYPTEYFKRVDRFLDEYVGK; this comes from the coding sequence ATGAGTCAAACATCATTACAACCTGATCTGACATTTAACGTTCGTGTGAAAAAACGGAAGAAAATTTTATGGAGCCTAGGGATCGTGCTTTTGCTTGTGATGGCTCTTGTATTTTTTATATCTTATAAAGTAGTAGACACCTTGTTGCACCATCCTAGAGACACTAATGTCAGCTACGAATTGAATATCAATAAAACTCCTTACGAAGAGGTCGAGTTCAAGAGTTTGAAAAATGATAATACGATTAGAGGTTCCTTCTTCCCTGCAAGTGGTCTTTCTGGTAAAGCAAGTAATAAGACGATTATTGTCGTCCATGGATATACGAGCAATCGTTTAGTCAAAGGGCGGACCCCAAAGTTAGTAGAGCATTTCGTTCCGAAGGGCTACAATGTATTGGCATTTGACCTCAGCTCGCAAGGTAAATCCGATGGTGATTTGATTACATTGGGCCTCAATGAAAAATACGATTTGCTAGGAGCTGTAAGCTATTTAAAATCCAGAGAACATACGGGTGATAACATTGGAGTTATCGGCTTTTCAATGGGTGCTGCTACTTCTTTGCTAGCCGCAAGTGAAAGTGATGACATTAAAGCCGTAATTGCGGATAGTCCTTTTCGTAATGCTGGTCTATTTCTGAGAGAGGGTTTGCCCTTCTTTTCAGGTTTACCAGCGTTTCCATTCAGTTATACATCGACATGGATGGCAAATTGGGCCTTTAAGGTTGATCTTGATTCCATATCTCCTATGGATGCGGTAAAAAAGATGCAAGACAAGCCAGTTATGCTCATTCATGGTACTGGAGATCAGCAAATTAGTTATAAAAATACAGAAATTATTTACGAGTCCTTAAAAGATAACCCAAAAGCAGAAGTATGGTACCCGCAAAATACGGAGCACATCGATGCCATCAACCATTACCCCACTGAATATTTCAAAAGAGTAGATCGCTTTTTAGATGAGTATGTAGGAAAATAA
- a CDS encoding TetR/AcrR family transcriptional regulator gives MARPINEEKRLERRKRILEEAVILFAESGYSNTTTAIIAQSVGVTPGTIFQYFPSKEALYYAAVLEPLADIQAKSLACLQQEGTPGVLIKNMVAEQFNHIYLYTNELRLVQSVLGQRIRFPELTQKVLESTKVMTDAIECVYAKGQLMGEFNKSFSPAMISRAYISFFNGVGLTLGESIIHHPEWENLKRHAFYLFAPIQPKEKLEESE, from the coding sequence TTGGCAAGACCCATCAATGAAGAAAAAAGACTGGAGCGGCGTAAACGTATCCTAGAAGAAGCTGTTATCCTGTTCGCAGAAAGTGGCTATTCGAATACCACAACGGCTATTATTGCGCAGAGTGTGGGGGTGACTCCTGGAACCATTTTTCAATATTTCCCTAGCAAAGAAGCTTTATACTACGCAGCTGTCCTTGAGCCGCTTGCTGATATTCAGGCGAAATCGCTTGCTTGTCTACAACAAGAGGGGACGCCGGGCGTATTGATTAAGAACATGGTGGCAGAACAATTCAACCATATCTACTTATATACAAATGAATTGCGGCTTGTTCAATCTGTCTTAGGACAACGAATAAGATTCCCTGAACTTACACAGAAGGTCCTTGAAAGTACAAAGGTAATGACAGATGCGATCGAATGCGTCTATGCCAAGGGACAGTTAATGGGCGAATTCAACAAAAGCTTTTCTCCAGCAATGATCTCTCGTGCCTATATCTCTTTCTTTAATGGAGTGGGCTTAACTCTTGGAGAAAGTATTATTCATCATCCCGAGTGGGAAAATCTGAAGAGGCATGCCTTTTATTTGTTCGCACCCATACAACCTAAAGAAAAACTGGAGGAGTCTGAATGA
- a CDS encoding discoidin domain-containing protein has protein sequence MTKFSQNPNDYSFSIDPVVIAEENVSTNGDSKNTFPKNILVDNNLSWESSLSGRGGEIVFKLDEGKTINDILLAQPTFKAFILTFSLHGSNDGENWFRLGAVEAVPTTAKTTYQFNNEIPFQYYKITVLSSGLNNTTTYYGVRYIQLRTASINGVPAYRNSNLNPAIAE, from the coding sequence ATGACAAAATTTAGTCAGAATCCAAACGATTATTCTTTTTCAATTGATCCTGTCGTTATAGCAGAAGAAAATGTTTCAACTAATGGTGATTCCAAAAATACTTTTCCAAAAAATATTTTAGTTGATAATAATCTTTCTTGGGAAAGCAGCTTGAGCGGTAGAGGTGGAGAAATTGTATTCAAATTAGATGAAGGCAAAACGATTAATGATATCCTCTTGGCTCAGCCAACCTTTAAAGCTTTTATCCTAACGTTTTCTCTTCATGGTTCTAACGACGGAGAAAACTGGTTTAGATTAGGTGCAGTAGAAGCAGTGCCAACTACTGCAAAAACGACTTATCAATTTAACAATGAGATTCCTTTTCAATATTATAAAATAACTGTACTTTCATCTGGCCTGAATAATACAACAACCTATTATGGTGTACGATATATTCAGTTAAGAACCGCTTCAATCAATGGCGTTCCAGCCTACAGAAATTCCAATTTAAATCCCGCTATTGCGGAATAA
- a CDS encoding fibronectin type III domain-containing protein: MYPKNKRKVRKYSKWVYGFLAVMIMLTALPIFPERVSAATQEIIGGPFCQNNLPGGGDSWGLWSGNGIGATEVYSGMGSARYKCEGVVQPTERFVDIGRSIKTSDYKIFVYIEGSYHTDIYVSNAAAGNSWQPNGTNLYTWTDVTKFYASSSYQGKWVEITDSITLKDIRYFRAMGTNQQTSTEISRFGVRVIPKSDLMPKSPQINAGAEGQASTGWTKGPVTVWINGDVAPEGLKYYEYSLNGGAFQQYTGPFTVYDHGVNTIYARTVDVNNQYSGLSSGNVRIDQMPPTPPIISATGNSNDYTITLQPGADDYSGLAHTQFRVTGVVNRGWQDYGGAFHVNQDGKSTVYARSIDNVGNVSQEVSKEVTIDKKGPTAPAIRASEAGPTINNVNIAIDSGSDPVNGIKMTQYRLSSAGEWQTYNGVFTLNAEGLYELSARTINNLDVSSPIVTQSVMIDRTRPTPPEVTFSEVTMPTRYTNKPVQFAISGGTDISAVHYEYQMGSGHYVPGSSGVLNNSGIVKVTAQAVDAAGNRSDPVSATSYIDLEPPTIQLTPDSREWKDTSIQVGIRYADQHSGIEPATMQYKITNSPDVPEHWDTAADTGIQINLSNEGEWYVHAKVKDQAGNISETVSRALRIQKQPQPAELSASSVRNTEVDLQWTLPSGLDDGYVYTVRNLTTNEIWDVTHPTNSFTNKGLQGGRPYEYEVRSSNHVGGNAYSNRVRVLTLPDAPDQIRLRTMSRTSAQIMADFTPVLSADSYKITAMDVSTGEVIFKDTVTQDVYNPITGMKPGEFYDVSVSAMNASGEGAAKHVSFLSLPDSPSGFQNVTVKDDGIDLKWDRVITATYYALERDKAAVYKDVYTEFADHGLQAGTEYDYSISAENATGLGDDAHLRVITLPDRVTTLASVENDVYSVSVGWQDVQGADGYILNVNDEPDVRLPRGSHAYTFDGLPAGRNANIRIRAYNRSGIGEDTTINELTLPASVVRLIAVEVREHDAAIVWDPVDGATKYKVSINSQDYYSTEPRVVVSGLEGGKKYDFQVSSGNGSGFSQPVREELLTLPPQVQNVKVTELGNGQILLNWDESKNAYQYAVIRKDTGEIVNTKDTSIKLSGIQPGTMYSFGIQAVNTTGAGEWTPFTYRALPGQIPDHELTFKDVTDTDLVVTWKEAPGADTYHVYQNGLLIGHTVNSNFKVDGLDSSTVYRITVKPVNTSGEGKQTEGEVETLPSPEFAFSKTETTNSEFMIHWESEHKNDIFVLTSEGQAELYRGKDRSFIWSQLKEKQSYAVQLWAENSQGKRTIAKQANGKTTGNTEASASGGGAGGGGIIKPIQPDVEELTETAIVQAPSVETKPNRFSDIERAFNKDKINALADLGVVKGMTQTLFEPSRPVTRMEFTSMLVRSLKLPLETDMALSFEDINPSAWYVDLLKTAIKDQVARGFSNKVFAPDRVINREQAAKMVNNVIKATPQQESNIYSDASQIVEWAREDVLGLTEINLVQGYPDGSFRAKQEITRAEAAEMIYNMIQKIQ, encoded by the coding sequence ATGTATCCAAAAAATAAGCGAAAGGTAAGGAAATATAGCAAGTGGGTATATGGATTTTTAGCTGTAATGATCATGTTAACCGCCCTCCCTATATTTCCAGAGAGGGTATCAGCTGCTACCCAAGAGATCATCGGAGGACCTTTTTGCCAAAATAATTTACCTGGTGGGGGTGACAGTTGGGGGTTATGGTCAGGAAATGGAATAGGAGCAACTGAAGTTTATAGCGGCATGGGCTCGGCAAGATATAAGTGTGAGGGTGTGGTGCAGCCGACAGAACGTTTTGTTGATATTGGAAGATCTATTAAGACATCAGATTATAAGATTTTTGTTTATATCGAAGGGTCTTACCATACTGATATATATGTATCTAATGCAGCAGCGGGTAACAGTTGGCAGCCTAATGGAACGAATTTATATACATGGACCGATGTCACAAAATTTTATGCCAGTAGCTCTTATCAAGGGAAATGGGTAGAGATCACAGACTCTATTACGTTAAAAGATATTCGGTATTTTAGAGCTATGGGTACTAACCAGCAGACAAGTACTGAAATATCCAGGTTTGGAGTCCGTGTCATTCCCAAATCAGACTTGATGCCTAAATCACCCCAGATTAATGCAGGGGCTGAGGGCCAAGCAAGTACGGGGTGGACCAAAGGACCTGTAACGGTTTGGATCAATGGGGATGTGGCACCTGAAGGGCTAAAATACTATGAATACAGCCTAAATGGTGGAGCATTTCAACAGTACACAGGACCCTTTACTGTATATGATCATGGTGTAAATACAATCTATGCCCGGACTGTAGACGTGAACAACCAGTACAGTGGTCTTTCTTCCGGGAATGTCAGGATAGACCAAATGCCGCCGACGCCACCGATCATAAGTGCAACGGGCAACAGTAATGACTATACCATTACATTGCAGCCAGGAGCGGACGACTATTCTGGGCTGGCCCATACACAATTTCGCGTGACGGGCGTTGTCAATCGAGGTTGGCAAGACTATGGTGGAGCATTCCATGTTAATCAAGATGGCAAAAGCACGGTTTATGCCCGCTCCATAGACAACGTGGGTAATGTGAGCCAAGAAGTAAGCAAGGAAGTCACTATTGATAAAAAGGGTCCGACTGCTCCTGCTATCCGAGCTAGCGAGGCGGGCCCAACGATCAACAATGTGAATATTGCCATTGATTCAGGAAGTGATCCTGTAAATGGAATCAAGATGACGCAGTATCGTTTGAGTTCAGCAGGGGAGTGGCAGACATACAATGGCGTTTTTACATTAAACGCGGAAGGGCTGTACGAACTATCAGCACGGACGATCAATAATCTGGACGTGTCTAGTCCAATCGTGACTCAATCGGTCATGATTGATCGAACTAGGCCAACGCCCCCGGAAGTTACGTTCTCCGAGGTGACGATGCCCACCCGATACACCAATAAGCCAGTACAATTTGCTATTTCGGGTGGAACGGATATTTCAGCAGTACATTACGAATATCAAATGGGCTCTGGCCATTATGTTCCTGGTTCATCGGGAGTATTAAATAATTCTGGCATCGTCAAAGTGACTGCTCAAGCTGTGGATGCAGCTGGAAATCGGAGTGATCCAGTGTCCGCAACATCTTACATTGATTTGGAACCCCCGACGATCCAGCTCACACCGGATTCGCGTGAATGGAAGGATACGAGCATCCAAGTGGGGATACGATATGCGGACCAACATTCGGGGATCGAACCAGCGACGATGCAGTATAAAATCACGAACAGCCCTGATGTACCCGAACATTGGGATACAGCTGCTGATACAGGAATTCAGATTAACCTTTCAAATGAAGGTGAATGGTATGTTCATGCCAAGGTTAAAGATCAGGCGGGTAACATTTCTGAAACGGTCAGCAGAGCACTTCGCATTCAGAAGCAACCTCAGCCGGCTGAGCTTTCTGCGTCATCCGTACGAAATACAGAGGTCGATCTGCAATGGACTCTTCCATCGGGCCTTGATGATGGTTACGTCTATACCGTCCGAAATTTAACGACGAATGAGATTTGGGATGTTACGCATCCGACAAATTCTTTTACAAACAAAGGGCTACAGGGAGGGCGTCCATACGAATATGAAGTGCGTTCCAGTAATCACGTGGGAGGCAATGCTTATTCCAATCGAGTTCGTGTGCTAACGTTACCTGATGCCCCGGATCAGATCCGATTACGAACCATGTCTCGTACTTCAGCACAAATCATGGCTGATTTTACGCCAGTGCTTTCAGCTGACAGCTATAAGATTACAGCAATGGATGTTAGTACGGGGGAAGTCATATTTAAGGATACTGTTACACAGGATGTGTATAATCCAATTACGGGGATGAAACCGGGTGAATTTTACGATGTTTCGGTATCAGCAATGAATGCCAGTGGTGAGGGTGCGGCCAAGCATGTGTCTTTTTTAAGCCTGCCAGATAGCCCAAGCGGATTCCAAAATGTAACCGTGAAGGACGATGGAATCGACTTAAAATGGGATCGTGTAATTACAGCGACATACTATGCTCTGGAGCGGGACAAAGCAGCTGTTTATAAGGATGTGTATACTGAATTCGCTGATCACGGACTTCAGGCAGGAACGGAGTATGATTATTCCATTTCCGCTGAAAATGCAACCGGCCTTGGAGATGATGCTCATTTGAGGGTCATCACATTACCTGATCGGGTAACTACGCTGGCGAGTGTGGAGAATGATGTATATTCTGTCAGTGTAGGTTGGCAAGATGTGCAGGGGGCTGACGGATACATCTTGAATGTTAATGATGAGCCAGATGTGCGGCTTCCCCGGGGAAGCCATGCCTATACTTTTGATGGATTGCCCGCAGGTAGGAATGCAAATATTCGAATCCGGGCCTACAATCGAAGTGGTATAGGTGAAGATACAACTATCAACGAATTAACACTACCCGCATCGGTTGTACGACTTATAGCGGTAGAGGTTCGGGAACATGATGCCGCGATTGTTTGGGACCCAGTCGATGGGGCGACCAAATATAAAGTATCAATCAATAGCCAGGATTATTACAGCACGGAACCACGTGTAGTCGTATCCGGATTAGAGGGTGGAAAGAAATACGATTTTCAGGTGAGCAGCGGTAATGGTAGTGGGTTCAGTCAGCCTGTGCGGGAAGAGCTGCTCACGCTTCCACCTCAAGTGCAAAACGTCAAAGTCACAGAGCTAGGGAATGGCCAGATTTTGCTGAACTGGGATGAAAGCAAAAATGCTTATCAATATGCTGTAATTCGGAAAGATACTGGTGAAATCGTGAATACCAAGGATACTAGTATCAAGCTTTCAGGTATCCAACCCGGTACGATGTACTCGTTCGGCATTCAAGCTGTCAATACAACGGGCGCAGGTGAGTGGACTCCATTTACGTATCGTGCGCTGCCAGGTCAAATACCAGATCATGAGCTGACATTTAAAGATGTAACAGATACCGATCTGGTAGTGACGTGGAAAGAAGCTCCTGGTGCGGATACCTACCATGTATACCAAAATGGGCTGCTTATCGGTCATACAGTAAACTCTAATTTTAAAGTAGATGGTTTGGATAGCTCTACGGTGTATCGTATTACGGTCAAACCGGTTAACACAAGCGGTGAAGGTAAACAGACAGAAGGCGAGGTAGAAACGTTACCGTCTCCAGAATTTGCGTTTTCGAAAACGGAGACGACGAATAGCGAGTTTATGATCCACTGGGAATCAGAACACAAAAATGATATTTTCGTACTCACCAGTGAAGGGCAAGCAGAATTATATCGTGGTAAGGATCGAAGCTTTATTTGGAGTCAACTTAAAGAGAAACAATCGTATGCAGTTCAGCTATGGGCAGAAAACAGCCAAGGAAAGCGTACCATTGCAAAACAAGCCAACGGTAAAACAACAGGGAATACTGAAGCCTCAGCCTCAGGCGGTGGAGCAGGAGGTGGGGGGATCATCAAGCCGATTCAGCCCGATGTAGAGGAGTTGACTGAAACAGCGATCGTTCAAGCACCTTCAGTCGAAACGAAGCCCAATCGCTTTAGTGACATTGAACGGGCATTTAACAAAGATAAGATTAATGCCCTTGCAGATTTGGGGGTAGTGAAGGGTATGACCCAAACCCTTTTTGAGCCGAGCAGACCTGTAACACGTATGGAGTTCACTTCGATGCTCGTCCGTTCCCTGAAATTACCGCTCGAAACGGATATGGCTTTAAGCTTCGAGGATATCAATCCATCAGCGTGGTATGTTGATCTACTAAAAACAGCGATTAAAGACCAGGTCGCTCGTGGATTTAGTAATAAGGTATTTGCTCCAGATCGCGTTATTAACCGGGAGCAGGCGGCTAAAATGGTGAACAACGTTATCAAGGCTACGCCACAACAAGAAAGCAACATCTACTCAGATGCCTCTCAAATTGTGGAATGGGCCAGAGAAGATGTACTGGGTCTAACCGAAATTAATTTAGTACAAGGATATCCAGATGGAAGCTTCCGTGCAAAACAGGAAATCACACGCGCCGAAGCGGCTGAAATGATTTATAACATGATTCAAAAAATTCAATAA